The segment CGGGGCTACCGGCCTTCAGGCGGTAGTTCGCCATAATCGTATCGGTGAAAACCGCGCCGGCGGCGGCGACAATCGAGTGAGTGTCGAACCCGAGCGCGCGCCACTCGGTCAGGGAGAGGAAATCCACGTCGTCGGAGAAGACGGTGGTCACGATGTTGTAGTCGGAAACCAGCCCGGCGAAGCTCGATGCCTCGACTTCGAGGCTACCGCGCGAACCGAGATGGAGGAGGATGTTGTTCAAGACGGCGTTATTGACGCTGCCGTTGCGCAGCACGATGGCGAAGCGGCCGTTCGAGGCCTGGACGATAGTGTTGCCGACGATCCGATTGTCGCGGGTGCCGTAGAGGTTGCTGCCTTCCCCGTCGTCCCAGCCCGCGATGCCGCTGGCGTGGTTGTCGTAGAGCAGGTTGTTGCGAATCGCAGAAGAGCGCACGGAAGCGAGATTGATGGCCGCACCGCCGCCGGCGCCGTTGCCGTGGATGACGTTGGCCTCGATGGTGGCGTCTTCGATGATGCCGTCGCCTTGCGGATCGTTGGGGTCGTCTCCCAGTAGCAGGGGATCGGCGTTGAGCTGAATGCCGGAGGCGCGGTTGTCGTGGACGCGGTTGCGGCGCACGGCCGGGCGGTCGCCGCTGTTCGAGACGTAGATACCGTGCTCGACGGCCGAGAAGGACGTTTCGTTGTCTTCGATGACGAGGTCGCGGGCGAAGCCGGTGAAGATGCCCCAGCGCGAGTTGTGGTGGCAGTGGCAGTTGCGGATCTCGACGCCGGTGGAATTGGCGTCGGGTTCGCCCTGCACGGCGATTCCGGCGCGGGTAGCGTTGGTGCATTCGAAGCCGTCGAGGACGACGTAGTCGACGTTGCGCACCCAGATGTTGTCGCCGTTGCTGTTGGCTGCACCGGGCGCGTTGACGACGACCCCCGGTTGCGCCGTAAAGCGCACGGGAGCCAGGGCCGTGCCGGTGTTGCGGGTGCGGAAACCGACGTACGTGCCCGGGACGACGATTACGGTGTCGCCGGCGGCGGCCACGTCACCGGCCTTCTGCAGCGTAAGCCAGGGCAGAGCCTGGGTGCCGGGGTTGGTGTCGAGCCCGGTCGGTGCGACGTAGTAAGTGGCGGCGCGGACGGCTGCGGATGGAAGGCAGACGGACAGGAAAAGGCTGAGGCAGAGACTGCTGATGCAGCGATGGTTCATCGCAGGGGTTCAAATTGCAAGTCACGTACCGCCATTCACTTCGCCTCTGACCCTGCGGGAACGAAGCGTACGCGAAAGACCTTCGGCCAGAACTTGCCGGTGACGAGGAATGTATCGGAGTCGGGATCGTAAGCGATGCCGTTCAGGACATCGGCCTTGCGGCGCTCGGCGGCGCCGAGCAGATCGGGCAGGCGGATGCGCGCCGTGACCCGCCCACTTTGCCGGTCGATGCGGACGATGTCGTCGGTTTCCCAGACGTTGGCATAGACGTTGGTGCCGACGCATTCGAGTTCGTTGAGATTCTGCACCGGCCGGTTCTGCTCGGTGACGAGGATGACGCCGCTGGCGTCGAAATTACGCGGATCGCGGACGAACAGCTTGTGGCTGCCGTCGCTCATGACCAGGTTCCGGCCGTCGAAACACAGACCCCAGCCTTCGGTCGGATACGCGAACCGTTCGCGCTCGGCGAACGTGTCGGCGTCGTAGACGAAGGCGACGTGGTTCTGCCAGGTTAACTGAAAGAGCCGTTGGTCGACGATGGCGATGCCCTCGGCAAAGTAAGGCTTCGGCACGTCGATGCGCCTGAGGACTCGCCCGGTGACCAGCTCGACCTCGCGCAGACTGGAACGTCCGACAAGTCCGGTACTCTCGTAGAGCTTGCCGTCGTGCAGGAGGAGTCCCTGCGTGAATGCGGCCGGATCGTGCGGATAGGTGGCGACGATTTCCGCCCGCATCCTCTCCGGGACGCCTGTGGAGTCGGCGGACCCGCCCGAACCCCACAGGAGCGCCGCACATGTTACGAGCCACCCGACCCGACGTACCCGGCTTCCGTACGCGGCCGTCGGAGCGACCGGGAACATTGCGTGAGCGCTGTCCACGAACGGCCCCTACACCTTCGTCCCGGCCCTCGCAACGTCGCCGGCTCGCGTCGCCGTCGGGCAAACCGCTTGCCTGGGCGCCACACCGGGGTTAGCTTCCGGCGCCTGTGACCGAGACCCGGTTTATCGAAGTGGCGCGCTATCGAGTCATCTGCGGCGACTGCGACCCGATGCGCATCATGTACAACGGAACATACCTGCGTCTGTTCGAGATCGGCTGGACGGAACTCCTGCGCGTCATGGGTACGCCTCTGGCGGAGTTCGTTGCCCAGGGCCGTTATCTGGCGGTCGTCGACGTCCAGTGCCGCTATCTCAGGCCGGCACGTTACGATGACGTGGTCGTCATTCGCGCTGCCATGCCCGGGGTCAGTGCGGCGCGTCTCGAGATCCAGTACGAGCTGGTTCGCGAAGACGGCGAAATGCTGGCCGGCGGCCGCACCGTACACGCCATCGTCGACGACGACGGACGCCCACACCGGATACCCGAGGCCGTCCGCGCCGCGGCCCGGCGGTTCGCCGCGGACTGAGCGCCGTAGTGGGTGGGAGAAGGCCTTTTGGGGGCCGGGGGTTTGGGGGCGTGAGGGCGTGGGGGGGGGCGGTAATGGTGGCGAGTCAGGCCGTGGCTTCGGCCACGGTTGTCGAGTGCGTCGGCGGTGACGGCGAGGACGTTCGGCAGGGCCGTCGAGACCAGCTCGGGCAGTCCCGCGCCGTTGACCAGATAGAACCAGGGATTGAAGGTCGGCGCGCTGCTGCCGGCGGCTCAAGCGGAGCGTGTTCGGCTGTTTGCCCTGTTCAAGAACCTTGACGGGTCTCTCGGAATTGTACAGAGTTCCTGTACACCATGGCGATTCAAGCGACATACACCCGGGCACGGGCGGAGCTGGCGAAGTTGTGCGATGCCGCGGCAAGAGACAACGAGGTGGTGATCATCACCCGTCGCGGGGCTGATGACGTCGCGCTCGTCTCTGCCGCGGAGTTCCGCAGCTTGCAGGAGACGGCGCATTTGTTGCGCTCACCCCGCAACGCCGAACGACTCCTGAAGGCTTTGGCGCGGGCCCGAGCCCGCGGGGGACGGCCGCGGTCGGTCGGCTCGCTACGGCACGAGGTCGGGCTTGACGAGAAAGGCGACTGACCGTGATGCGGTCTTCCAGCCCGAGTTCCGCGAAGACTTACGGTACTGGGTTGAGAACGACCGTCGCGTTGCCCTTCGCGTTCTCGATCTGGTCGAGGCGGTCTTGCGAGACCCGTTTCGCGGTATCGGCAAACCAGAACCGCTTCGCCATTTGGCGCCCAACACCTGGTCGCGCCGAGTCACGCAGGAGCATCGTCTGGTCTACCTGGTGCGCGCCGACCGAATCGATTTCCTGCAAGCTCGTTATCACTACTGAGCCGTGGCCGAAAAGGCCGCGCGGGCGGGCCGGCTCGAGCGCCGCTGTTTGTCGCCACCGTCGTTGCGCCGTCGGCTCAGCGCCATGCCGTTTGGCGGCGCCTGACCCGGCAAGGCCGTCTCTGTCAGGATTGTCATTACTGCGGTAATGTGCGATACGGGGTGCATGGTGCTCGCACAGTCGAAGGTGACCGCGCAGGGACAGATTTCGGTTCCCGCGGAGGTACGGCGGAAGCTGGGGCTCGGCCCCGGTTCCGTGTTGGAATGGGACGAGGACGGCGAAAGGATCGTGGTCCGCAGGGCAGGTCGATACAGCTCGGAGGAGATTCATCGGCAGTTGTTCGTCGAGGCTCCGAAACCGCGCAGCCTGGCTGAACTCAAAGAAGGAATTCGGCGCCACATGCGGAAGAGGCATGCGCGCAGTTGATACCAACGTCCTGGTGCGTCTCATCGCCCGCGACGATCCGAAGCAGATGACGGCGGCGGAGTCGTTCGTGGCGAAGGGTGCCTGGATATCGCATCTGGTTCTCGCCGAGACGCTGTGGGTCCTGGAGTCGGTTTACGAGCTCGACGCGGAACAGCGCGCCACCGCCGTCGACATGCTTCTGAATCATCGGAGTCTCACGCTCCAGGATGCGGACGTAGTCACGGCGGCGCTGGCGCACTTTCGACACAAGCCATCGCTTGGCTTTTCCGATTGCCTCGTTCTGGAGATTGCCCGGAAGGCGGGACATGTTCCCCTCGGAACCTTCGATCGTGATCTCGGGAAACTCGATGGCGCCGAGCGGCCATGATCTGTCGAGCCGGACCGGCGGCTCGAGCGGACCGCGAGGACGCAGCGAAAGAGCTGTCCCTGGACGAGCATCGCCACATGCAGGTCGCACTGATGCTCCGCCCGGAGCAGGGCGCGGTCATCCGGGGCTCCGGTGACCTTCGTAAGATCAGATGTCGCCGCGGTGGCCTGCAGGTTCTGAGAAAGAACCCAGAGCGAGTGGACCTCCGGGTACGTAGGCGCCTGCCGAAGGACGACAACCTGCCGCCGGAAGAAGGGTGGTGCCGGGATCGTTGGCGACGGGCGGGGTCGGGGTCGCTATCGGTATCGGTATCGATCTCCCCCGCGACGGGCTCGGCACCCGTGGCCAAAGCCACGACCTGCCTCGATGCCGATACGCCCTCAGGCCTCGAAACCCCAGGCCCCCACGCCCTCAAACCCCCAGGAGCCCCGCTCCCGCCGGGTCTAGCGATGTCGTGCCAGTTCCAGAGCGCGCTCGACGGTTGGGATGCCTGGGCGTCCGCCGAGACGCTCGCACTTGAGCGCTGCCGCGGCTGCCGCGAAGCGCAGGGTCTCGCCGGCATCCCAGCCCTGCAGGAGTCCGTAGATGCTGCCCGCATGAAAAATGTCCCCCGCCCCCGTGCTATCCACAACTCGGACCCGATAGGCGGCAATGTAGTGCATCCTCCCGTTGACCAGTGCCAGGGCGCCGCCGGCGCCCAGCGTCACGCCGACGAACCACGGCCCCCGGCGGGCCGCGTCACGCAGGGCACGACGCAGGTCGGATTGCCCGGTAAGCCGCTCGACGAACTCCC is part of the Candidatus Binatia bacterium genome and harbors:
- a CDS encoding right-handed parallel beta-helix repeat-containing protein, translating into MNHRCISSLCLSLFLSVCLPSAAVRAATYYVAPTGLDTNPGTQALPWLTLQKAGDVAAAGDTVIVVPGTYVGFRTRNTGTALAPVRFTAQPGVVVNAPGAANSNGDNIWVRNVDYVVLDGFECTNATRAGIAVQGEPDANSTGVEIRNCHCHHNSRWGIFTGFARDLVIEDNETSFSAVEHGIYVSNSGDRPAVRRNRVHDNRASGIQLNADPLLLGDDPNDPQGDGIIEDATIEANVIHGNGAGGGAAINLASVRSSAIRNNLLYDNHASGIAGWDDGEGSNLYGTRDNRIVGNTIVQASNGRFAIVLRNGSVNNAVLNNILLHLGSRGSLEVEASSFAGLVSDYNIVTTVFSDDVDFLSLTEWRALGFDTHSIVAAAGAVFTDTIMANYRLKAGSPAIDAGTVVADLPTDLDGQPRPQGNGYDIGAYERAAASTPSLTPSLTATSTPLPSATRTSSPTRTPSPSPTAVTVAVAGQVRHEPSGAGLDGVTVALTGDTTGSTTTGAGGAYSFAAVPAGTLSVTPRQLGRLNGAVSALDAAYVLQAVVGLRTLTAEQQLACDVSAASGLSALDAALILQHSVGLIARFPVAVACDSDWFFLPNPAPAANQTAVNPVVGGGACQPGRITFSPLAAVASDQDFLGLPAGDCTGNWLPAGAGVSTPGSNGHIRLGRPLPRGRGGALVPVALVGAGAVHAVDIDLAYDPALQAVRGVRRLSRNPDVLAAAHIGAAGTLSIAVASAHPLAPGPLLAILLEDTSRPPGATRPLALRAVRVESVP
- a CDS encoding type II toxin-antitoxin system Phd/YefM family antitoxin yields the protein MAIQATYTRARAELAKLCDAAARDNEVVIITRRGADDVALVSAAEFRSLQETAHLLRSPRNAERLLKALARARARGGRPRSVGSLRHEVGLDEKGD
- a CDS encoding Txe/YoeB family addiction module toxin produces the protein MTRKATDRDAVFQPEFREDLRYWVENDRRVALRVLDLVEAVLRDPFRGIGKPEPLRHLAPNTWSRRVTQEHRLVYLVRADRIDFLQARYHY
- a CDS encoding type II toxin-antitoxin system VapC family toxin, whose product is MRAVDTNVLVRLIARDDPKQMTAAESFVAKGAWISHLVLAETLWVLESVYELDAEQRATAVDMLLNHRSLTLQDADVVTAALAHFRHKPSLGFSDCLVLEIARKAGHVPLGTFDRDLGKLDGAERP
- a CDS encoding AbrB/MazE/SpoVT family DNA-binding domain-containing protein, with product MVLAQSKVTAQGQISVPAEVRRKLGLGPGSVLEWDEDGERIVVRRAGRYSSEEIHRQLFVEAPKPRSLAELKEGIRRHMRKRHARS
- a CDS encoding acyl-CoA thioesterase, translating into MTETRFIEVARYRVICGDCDPMRIMYNGTYLRLFEIGWTELLRVMGTPLAEFVAQGRYLAVVDVQCRYLRPARYDDVVVIRAAMPGVSAARLEIQYELVREDGEMLAGGRTVHAIVDDDGRPHRIPEAVRAAARRFAAD
- a CDS encoding glutaminyl-peptide cyclotransferase, which codes for MRAEIVATYPHDPAAFTQGLLLHDGKLYESTGLVGRSSLREVELVTGRVLRRIDVPKPYFAEGIAIVDQRLFQLTWQNHVAFVYDADTFAERERFAYPTEGWGLCFDGRNLVMSDGSHKLFVRDPRNFDASGVILVTEQNRPVQNLNELECVGTNVYANVWETDDIVRIDRQSGRVTARIRLPDLLGAAERRKADVLNGIAYDPDSDTFLVTGKFWPKVFRVRFVPAGSEAK